Within the Candidatus Marsarchaeota archaeon genome, the region TCCAGGAAGAATTCTTCAAGGAGATATTCATAAAGGTGTGAAGCTTGGCTCCAGAAGGCGGCAGAGATGAATACAAAAAGCTCATAGAAGCTGCGCTGTTCGCTGCAGGCAGGGCCATGAGCGTTGAGGAGATAGCAGAGGCCACAGGCATAGCCTCAAGCGGCTACATAGTAAGCGCGCTTGACGAGCTTGCAAAGGATTACGCTGCACGCGGCAGCACAGCCATAATGCTTTCCAGCATTGGCGGTAAATACATGCTTGCGCTTAAGGAGCCGTACGCCAGCAAGGTAAAGGGCCTTGCCGGAGCGCCAGATATATCCAGGCCTGCACTGCGCATACTTGCATACATCAGCAAGAACGAGCCAATAATGCAAAGCGCGCTGGTCGGCCTGTTCGGTCCCTCTGTGTACGAGCATATGAAAGAATTGCTGGACAAGGATTTTGTAAAGGCGGAGAGGTCAGGCAGGTCAAAAAGGATAAGCACCACGCTAAAATTCAAGGAGTATTTCGGCGTATAGCGCTGCTAGTACCGCGGGCTGAGCTCTTCTACGCCGTTCCTTTTGTTTATGAACCTCGAAGCTACGAAAAAGAACGACGAAAGCCTGTTCATGTACGGGAACAGGCTGTCATTGCCTACGTTCATAGTTTCGGAAAGCCTTACTATTGAGCGCTCCGCGCGCCTGGCCAGCGTACGGGCTTCTTCTGCAATTGCGCTTTCTATGCAGCCGCCGGGGAGCACGAAACTCCTGAGCTCCGGAAACTCCTTCGACAGCCTTTCTGTGGCGTTTTCCAGATATTTGACGTCTTCTGCCGAGATTGATGCCTTTGGCTTGAAGTTTTGGCTGCTTATGGATGCGAGTTCTGCGCCTACGGAAAACAGCCTGTTCTCGACTTCAAGCAGCATGTCTTCCAGCTGAGGGGCACTGCCAAGGCCGTATTTGGCTGGATCCTGCCTTATTGCAGCAAGAAGATGCGAAACCTTGGCATTGAGCTCATCGACGTCGCCTATGGCTTCGAAGATTGGCGCGCCC harbors:
- a CDS encoding SMC-Scp complex subunit ScpB, which codes for MAPEGGRDEYKKLIEAALFAAGRAMSVEEIAEATGIASSGYIVSALDELAKDYAARGSTAIMLSSIGGKYMLALKEPYASKVKGLAGAPDISRPALRILAYISKNEPIMQSALVGLFGPSVYEHMKELLDKDFVKAERSGRSKRISTTLKFKEYFGV
- a CDS encoding cob(I)yrinic acid a,c-diamide adenosyltransferase, yielding MNRYYSGTGDKKETGIGSVRLKKGAPIFEAIGDVDELNAKVSHLLAAIRQDPAKYGLGSAPQLEDMLLEVENRLFSVGAELASISSQNFKPKASISAEDVKYLENATERLSKEFPELRSFVLPGGCIESAIAEEARTLARRAERSIVRLSETMNVGNDSLFPYMNRLSSFFFVASRFINKRNGVEELSPRY